From the Danaus plexippus chromosome 9 unlocalized genomic scaffold, MEX_DaPlex mxdp_24, whole genome shotgun sequence genome, the window TTAGCCTTCTGCAGAGCTTGTTTTGTGTTCTGTATAAGTAATACTACTTCTAGAGTACTAGATTCAGAATCTTTTACAGCCTTATGCTTTTTATGTAGATCATCAGCATATCGGGCAACATCTTTGACAAGTTCACTAACTTTTTGGAACATATGCTGATGAAGATTAGAAAGTTTCTCAGCGGAACATTTCAATACACCCCAGAATGGCGCAAAAGTTCCCTGTGCACAATTACTGTTAGCCTGTTTAGCAAGTTTGGCGAGAAGTTTCGAATTCGATTCTTCAATATTCGATCTTTCTCTGAGATACTCTGAGAGTTCCTTACTGGCTATAAGTCCGTATTTcatgttttgatataaaatatcgtaTCCATTATGCTCGTTGGCGAAATAATCTACAAAGTTGACACTCATCTTTGCGGATAAAAGGCAACAATTAActcaatacattattttgtcaCTCACTGACCTGTATTCTAGGATCGAGTTCAGTGTCACCATTGTCGTCAGCTGGGATAGTAAATGAAGATTCTTCCATTGTAGTACTTATGCCTAGGAAGCCACCAAATCACTCAAATTACATCACCGACACAATAGCGTATTGACTGCGGCGTCACCCTCACTctcctattatattttttcttttcactcatgcataacttaaattttcttttatttaaagaatacctatcatataaacaaattgtcactgttaagtaaaatttaaaactaatcaaataaagaatttttatacaagATGACGTCCACTTTCTTGACgtcaaatcataataataggTAAAACTTAGGAatcaagattttattttttttctgttcccTAGTGTTGTCCACTATACTCTAggataaaatcttaattatgtTTCCAactgtttttctatatttgaCTTTATTCcaaggtaaaaatattaacaatattaaatggaTAATTGTCaacaagtaaaaataatatgtgctatgaaaatttataattgtttaaattaaaaaagatagaGAAAAGTCTAATTttcgaataataaaataattatattaatgtgttataaatttagttgGTTCGGTTCGATTACATATTTGTCTATGCTATTAatgtaactaaattaaaaaggtcttttaattttgttaaggaTCATCTTTCTCTTTTTCACTTCCCCATACAAGGCTTAAAGATATGACAATTGTCAAAAGGGGaatgttatttcttttcatagtatagttttatttgttagggTAATGATGCTTTTTCAACTTGTCCAATTTGACGTAAAACAACTCAATTTGAGCTAGTTCGTTGTTTCTTTGAAGAAAGtttctaatttttaaaaggaaatacTTCCTATGTGTGACATAAGTAATTTTTGCAATATCTTTCAAGTCCTTCTGACTAACGCTTGCTTGTTAagagtttatttttgaaacgGTGCTCACAGTCAATCTGTATGCAACTGTTACGCGTTACTTCGACTATGTCTTACCAAGGATCACCATATTCGGGGCCAGGGGATGAATACGATTTCGAAGATGACGGGTACGATGACTTGTACGAATATAGGGATCCGGAGGACACGCAATCGCAGCATCCAGCGGACGATAGTGATGAaggtttgttttgtttatgatCATTCTTTAAAGGTATTTTCCCCTTAGTTGAACTGCATAACGTGAGCAACCACGtagatatacaatatattacaatatcaatGATAAAGTATTGTTTTTCTCATCATTTGGCTCTACAAAattagatacatatatattagccTAATCTCCACTGTGCTATAAAAGGtaagaattgtatttttatttacagacaCAGAAGAAGCCAGTGAAACTGACATACCAAATAATGATGAACCAGTCGAAATTAAGGAACAGtaagtatacatataatataataccgaaaaatatgacatataaattcaataattactTGAATAACCCTACCTCAGGATGTACCAAGATAAGCTCGTGAACCTCAAAAAGCAGCTCCAACAGCTAGAAGACAACATCCACCCTGAACTCCTGAGGCGGGTGAAACGACTGGAGCATCAACTCCACGAACGTCTGAGACTTAACAGAATATACAAGTCAGTAACAATATCATATCATTACTTCCGCATCTCGTTAAAACTAATACAGGATTAAATTACATGAAAATCACACATTTTTTGtgatctataaatatactattgcatgtaaacataattttttaaaattttcttttactgtCCAACTCTGTAACTTTATATATGCTCTGTATTCATTGTGTGATCTTACTTTACTTTTAGTAATCATTGGTTGGCACctgagttatattttttctaattttacacatattttGACAATTTGATGGTTAAAAtagactttatttattttaaatacttttggcCGTGTTACATAATAATCTAATGTGTGACGTATTCGCAATGtggtacaaaaatttattttatggacTGAAAACCCTGTATGGTGAGTCTTTATAAGCATAGTAGGTAGTCTATAAGCAAATTACATCCAGTTGTTATATAGATAAGATGTCACTTTTATCTATTGTGCAATGTCTTTCTACAGAGACCACATGTATGACGTAGTGGAGAGGGAGTACATAGCAGAGAAGAAGGCAGCAGCAAAAGAGTTTGACGAGAAAAAGATAGAGTTGAAGGAAAATCTGCTGCATGACTTTGAAGAGAAAAGGAAATTGATAGAAGGAGAAAGGAACAGCATGGAACTGAACGGAGATTCCATTGAGGTCGGTTTAACTCAtctttaaagttaaaacatttttttatactttaataaagttaatatatccTTAAAGTATTGGACatgaaatctttataataatacttgatattaattaataattctactttatcaataaaattaaactaatattactacacgctattttattattttaaaactccgTTCTGTGGAAGTTCCGATTCCCTTGCAGCAATCGTGACCGATGTACTGTATCGGTTATCTCATTAATATTGCATGTCCAGGTTAAACCTCCGATGAAGCGTATTCTACGCCGGCGAGCCAACGAGCCGGCCCCAGCGCCCGAAAAGCGTCGCAAGCCCCTAGCTACCACGCTGACCTTCCAACTGGACGAGCGGGACATCGACGCGGACCTGAGGGCGATAGCTCGGACCTCGCCGCCCAGACACACGCAACCAAGAAAACATCTCAACTCGAATAACTGTacgtataataaatgatataaaatactttcgcgagtttcgCATGTCGTCTGTGTCCatgaagttttaaaagtaataaaataacgcgaagttaaatccgaaaataataGTGAGAAATACAAGTATGTGACGCTTGTTATTAGTATATAGCTATTATCCTttcattatgatattatttttttaaa encodes:
- the LOC116767649 gene encoding sin3 histone deacetylase corepressor complex component SDS3 yields the protein MQLLRVTSTMSYQGSPYSGPGDEYDFEDDGYDDLYEYRDPEDTQSQHPADDSDEDTEEASETDIPNNDEPVEIKEQMYQDKLVNLKKQLQQLEDNIHPELLRRVKRLEHQLHERLRLNRIYKDHMYDVVEREYIAEKKAAAKEFDEKKIELKENLLHDFEEKRKLIEGERNSMELNGDSIEVKPPMKRILRRRANEPAPAPEKRRKPLATTLTFQLDERDIDADLRAIARTSPPRHTQPRKHLNSNNCESPVREGGECDTRVEDGKLVYERRWYHRGQSVYVEGRDMPRFPAYIHAITDDAIWVKKPNLERVRIYVSQLARGKVTLKRRAS